One Prosthecobacter dejongeii DNA window includes the following coding sequences:
- a CDS encoding GNAT family N-acetyltransferase, which produces MSHTLQFGRLSAADHEAVSGLLHRSLVKWYESRLGQGARFGDSPAPFLLFPQVYEALDPGEAITARDEETQAILGICFTHERETHLSIGIVATSPEASGKGIARQMMQAALDKAQHLGKPARLVSSLLNLDSFSLYTRLGFIPGPIFQDVQFNVPETGLTIPVPEGHERVRLAGPEDVKRIADFEFITQSIRREKDFHFFLRNQVGDWRVFVQEDAAGSLTGYMVVSTHPSCCMIGPGAATDEDAATALIWQSLETLRGRTTVILVPCLAARLVKTLYRWGGRNVELHVAQSTAIPPKTTGLAFPTFLPESA; this is translated from the coding sequence ATGTCACACACGCTTCAGTTTGGCCGATTGAGTGCAGCAGATCACGAAGCTGTCTCAGGTCTGCTTCATCGTTCCCTGGTGAAGTGGTATGAGAGCCGTCTGGGCCAAGGGGCCCGCTTTGGTGATAGCCCTGCCCCCTTCTTACTCTTTCCACAAGTTTACGAAGCTCTGGACCCAGGCGAAGCTATCACGGCACGCGATGAAGAAACCCAGGCCATTCTTGGAATCTGCTTCACGCATGAGCGTGAAACGCACCTCTCCATCGGCATCGTGGCCACTTCGCCAGAAGCCTCAGGAAAAGGCATTGCACGCCAGATGATGCAGGCCGCGTTGGACAAAGCCCAGCATCTCGGGAAGCCCGCCCGCCTTGTCTCCAGCTTGCTCAATCTGGATTCCTTCTCGCTCTACACACGCCTTGGTTTTATACCGGGCCCTATCTTTCAAGATGTGCAGTTTAATGTGCCTGAAACTGGCCTAACCATTCCAGTACCCGAGGGCCATGAGAGGGTGCGTCTCGCCGGTCCTGAAGACGTGAAACGCATCGCAGACTTTGAATTCATCACCCAAAGCATCCGGCGTGAAAAAGACTTCCATTTTTTCCTGCGCAATCAAGTGGGTGACTGGCGCGTCTTTGTGCAAGAAGATGCAGCGGGCAGTCTAACCGGATACATGGTTGTCAGCACGCATCCGTCATGCTGTATGATCGGCCCAGGTGCTGCGACCGATGAAGACGCCGCGACGGCTCTCATATGGCAGTCCCTGGAGACCCTACGAGGGAGAACCACCGTCATCCTAGTTCCTTGTCTAGCCGCTAGACTGGTCAAAACGCTCTACCGCTGGGGAGGCAGAAACGTGGAACTCCATGTCGCCCAGTCCACTGCCATTCCACCAAAGACCACAGGACTAGCCTTCCCCACATTTCTACCTGAATCCGCCTGA
- a CDS encoding DUF1501 domain-containing protein yields the protein MSSLLESPSIIRCAGPQFSRRGFMQIGLTGFASLGLPGLMRLRAENALKPQSERTAVIMVWLPGGLSHVDSYDPKPDIGSEYRGPFKTISTKVPGTQFTELMPMQAKIADKFTVLRSMNQKAGGHPAGSMQMLSGDSDERDKPKPRLPDWMSVAHYLRSKNSKRANPLPNYIGVNPPLEYNGPAYLGDAYAPFGVSDDPNRPNFQVPNIGLSDDAEMKRLSDRVVLRKNLDKMERAFDREGELGALDEFESQAVTLLTNPQTRDAFDLSKEDARTRDRYGRNRWGQQLLLARRLVESGVEIVTSSLSGPLCGRVSNWDDHAVNHHQFEALRFRMPNYDRAVSALIEDIYARGLSKRVLIVVTGEFGRTPKISFDRSTGAGDASAPAGTLQPGRDHWPRAFSNIWAGGNIQTGGIIGATDKRGEDVIERPCGPGDFLATIYHHLGIDSSKVTINDFNGRPTPIVDHGKPIPELIA from the coding sequence ATGTCATCACTTCTTGAATCCCCCTCGATTATCCGCTGTGCCGGCCCTCAGTTTTCACGACGCGGATTCATGCAGATTGGCCTGACGGGCTTTGCTTCTTTAGGGTTGCCAGGCTTGATGCGTCTGCGTGCCGAAAATGCCCTGAAGCCCCAAAGCGAACGCACGGCCGTGATCATGGTGTGGCTTCCAGGGGGGCTTTCTCACGTGGATTCCTACGACCCCAAACCGGACATCGGTAGTGAGTATCGAGGCCCCTTTAAAACCATCAGCACCAAAGTGCCGGGCACCCAGTTTACCGAGCTGATGCCCATGCAGGCCAAGATTGCAGACAAGTTCACCGTTCTGCGTTCCATGAATCAAAAAGCAGGGGGCCATCCGGCAGGTTCCATGCAGATGCTCTCAGGGGATTCCGATGAACGGGACAAGCCCAAACCTCGCCTGCCGGACTGGATGTCTGTGGCGCATTACCTACGTTCTAAAAACAGCAAACGTGCGAATCCGCTGCCTAACTACATCGGTGTCAATCCACCGCTGGAGTACAATGGCCCCGCTTATTTGGGCGATGCTTATGCGCCCTTCGGCGTCAGTGATGATCCGAATCGGCCGAACTTCCAGGTGCCTAACATCGGCCTTTCCGATGACGCCGAAATGAAGCGGCTCAGTGACCGTGTGGTGCTGCGAAAAAATCTGGACAAGATGGAGCGCGCTTTTGACCGCGAGGGCGAATTGGGAGCTTTGGATGAATTTGAATCTCAAGCCGTCACCTTGCTCACCAATCCCCAGACACGCGATGCCTTTGACCTCAGCAAGGAGGATGCCCGCACTCGAGATCGTTATGGTCGCAATCGCTGGGGCCAGCAGCTTCTACTCGCCCGCCGTCTTGTGGAGTCGGGCGTGGAGATTGTCACCAGCAGCCTTAGCGGCCCTCTTTGCGGTCGAGTGAGCAATTGGGATGACCATGCGGTCAACCATCACCAATTTGAAGCCCTGCGTTTCCGCATGCCGAACTATGACCGAGCTGTCTCGGCCCTGATTGAAGACATCTACGCTCGCGGCCTGAGCAAACGGGTCCTCATCGTCGTCACGGGTGAGTTTGGTCGCACGCCCAAAATCAGCTTCGACCGTAGCACGGGCGCTGGGGATGCGAGCGCTCCCGCAGGCACCTTGCAGCCAGGACGCGACCACTGGCCACGCGCCTTTTCAAACATCTGGGCAGGTGGCAACATTCAGACCGGAGGCATCATCGGTGCCACCGACAAGCGGGGTGAAGACGTCATCGAACGGCCGTGTGGCCCTGGTGATTTCCTCGCCACCATTTACCATCATCTAGGCATTGATTCGTCCAAGGTCACCATCAATGATTTCAACGGACGTCCAACCCCCATCGTGGATCATGGCAAGCCCATCCCCGAATTGATCGCTTAA
- a CDS encoding c-type cytochrome domain-containing protein, with protein MKLLPLLMLAAASHGMSAELDFYQDIYPFLKANCISCHNKTTTKADLDMETPEMMKKGGESGPSILPGKGAESLLVLASLHQNDLEMPPANNKSGAVNLTPKEVALLTQWINEGAKSSTQQQRTVSWQPLAAGVHPIYSVAVSQDGRYAACGRSNQIFVYDLATRQFITQITDPSLKDGTAHRAMVQSLAFSADGTRLASGSFREVKIWHLAPIPTTPLPAQAAQPINAALLKKLAEAAKTTFTCHTATADGKQIVTGCADGSVRVWDATTAKPVMELRGTVALAKKTAELNWAIAAQGLEQSFYKAETTKTEAQNKALDELLKKANEAIVSMKKVLPEKQKALKPATDAKAAAQKSVDDIQAQIAALPEGKADTVHAKQLKDAQEKLITATTAETSALSAISAAESNVKDAEEEVQRITTSKSKNATALTDANRAIETSKKIQDKASAELAALKQVKSTAKPLTLAFSSDNQRVAALFDDRTLRVWAVASGQPLAEDAAPSSPATTLVQAADGSFIASQTVQIHAGATPRWALERTLGGDKSSQVFADRVNALTFSPDGKTLATGGGELSRSGDILLFDVSTGQLTQSWKDRHEDAVLSLDFSPDGKHLASGASDKIAKVTEVTTGKQMNLFEGHTHHVMSVDFRADGRVLATAGADGVVMTWDMNLGERKKKIEGWTKEVTSLQYIGATNQLITAAGDNLVRVVTDEGVQVRSIANLPNFMQAAASTPSGALFIAGGEDSLLRLWDGATGKEMAAFGSKTP; from the coding sequence GTGAAGTTGCTTCCCCTCCTCATGCTCGCAGCAGCCTCTCACGGCATGTCCGCAGAGCTGGACTTTTATCAAGACATCTATCCTTTTCTCAAAGCCAACTGCATCTCCTGTCATAACAAGACCACCACGAAGGCGGACCTGGACATGGAGACTCCTGAGATGATGAAAAAGGGCGGCGAGTCCGGTCCCAGCATCCTTCCAGGCAAAGGCGCCGAAAGCCTCCTCGTCCTCGCCTCTCTGCATCAAAACGATCTGGAGATGCCTCCAGCTAACAATAAGTCTGGAGCCGTCAACCTCACCCCCAAAGAAGTGGCGCTGCTGACTCAGTGGATCAATGAAGGAGCGAAGAGTTCCACCCAGCAACAACGCACCGTCTCCTGGCAGCCACTGGCCGCAGGCGTACACCCGATCTACAGTGTGGCCGTGAGCCAAGACGGACGCTATGCCGCCTGCGGCAGGTCTAACCAGATTTTCGTTTACGACCTAGCAACTCGCCAGTTCATCACTCAGATCACCGACCCGAGTTTAAAAGACGGCACGGCCCATCGTGCCATGGTGCAGTCTCTAGCCTTCAGCGCAGATGGCACGCGCTTAGCCAGCGGCAGTTTCAGAGAAGTCAAAATCTGGCATCTGGCTCCTATTCCCACTACACCCCTCCCGGCCCAAGCGGCACAACCCATCAATGCCGCCCTTCTCAAAAAACTGGCAGAAGCAGCCAAAACCACCTTCACGTGTCACACAGCCACAGCTGATGGAAAACAGATCGTCACGGGCTGTGCAGACGGTTCGGTGCGTGTCTGGGATGCTACAACAGCAAAGCCTGTGATGGAACTTCGTGGCACTGTTGCCCTCGCCAAGAAAACAGCCGAGCTGAATTGGGCGATCGCTGCGCAAGGCCTAGAACAATCTTTCTACAAAGCTGAAACCACCAAGACCGAGGCGCAAAATAAAGCCTTGGATGAGCTTCTCAAAAAAGCCAATGAAGCCATCGTTTCCATGAAGAAAGTGCTGCCTGAAAAGCAGAAAGCTCTCAAGCCAGCCACAGACGCGAAAGCAGCGGCCCAAAAAAGTGTGGATGACATCCAGGCCCAAATAGCCGCCCTTCCTGAAGGCAAGGCAGATACTGTCCATGCAAAACAGCTCAAGGATGCTCAAGAAAAACTGATCACGGCCACCACCGCAGAAACCTCGGCTCTCTCAGCCATTTCCGCTGCTGAAAGCAATGTGAAAGATGCCGAAGAAGAAGTGCAGCGCATCACCACTTCCAAAAGTAAAAATGCCACTGCATTAACCGACGCCAATAGGGCCATCGAAACTTCCAAAAAGATCCAGGACAAAGCCTCCGCTGAGCTCGCCGCCCTGAAGCAAGTCAAGAGCACTGCCAAGCCCCTGACTCTAGCTTTTTCGTCAGATAACCAGCGAGTCGCGGCCTTGTTTGATGACCGCACTCTGCGTGTCTGGGCCGTTGCCTCTGGGCAACCTTTAGCGGAAGACGCGGCACCAAGTTCCCCCGCCACTACACTGGTGCAGGCTGCCGACGGATCCTTCATTGCCAGCCAAACGGTACAGATCCATGCAGGCGCCACACCGCGTTGGGCACTGGAGCGGACTCTGGGTGGCGACAAGTCCTCACAAGTCTTTGCAGATCGTGTCAATGCCCTGACCTTCAGTCCTGATGGCAAGACCTTAGCCACAGGTGGCGGGGAGTTGTCACGCTCTGGCGACATCCTGCTCTTCGATGTCTCCACGGGCCAATTGACACAGAGCTGGAAAGACCGCCACGAAGATGCAGTGCTCAGTCTCGACTTTTCTCCCGATGGCAAACACCTCGCTTCAGGAGCCTCGGACAAGATCGCCAAAGTCACGGAGGTGACTACGGGTAAACAGATGAACCTCTTTGAAGGCCACACGCATCACGTCATGAGCGTGGACTTCCGTGCCGATGGTCGCGTGCTGGCCACCGCAGGCGCAGATGGAGTGGTGATGACCTGGGACATGAACCTGGGCGAACGCAAAAAGAAGATCGAAGGCTGGACCAAAGAGGTGACCTCCCTTCAATACATCGGCGCGACCAATCAACTCATCACTGCTGCGGGAGACAATCTCGTGCGTGTGGTAACGGATGAAGGCGTGCAAGTGCGCTCGATTGCAAATTTGCCCAATTTCATGCAAGCCGCTGCCAGCACCCCGAGTGGTGCCTTGTTCATCGCAGGCGGTGAAGACAGCCTGCTACGCCTTTGGGATGGAGCCACTGGAAAAGAAATGGCCGCGTTTGGATCCAAAACGCCTTAA
- a CDS encoding PPC domain-containing protein has protein sequence MLFKKSFSAAVATLGLAVASTGVAQQVTLPLPHLLTLMPMGGQAGSQTEVTLSCESVEDISALLFSHPKITAQPITGLDGKVSPNQFKVSIAADVPLGVYDARVLSRLGVSSVRAFSVSQLPEITRSKPNNTLETALPLPANSICNATMTKRAVDFYAFDGKKGQRIAVDCAAIGIDSRLTPVVILADAQGRDLMVNRTGGVLDFTPPENGRYHIKVSDLTFQGGERHFYRLALQEVPQGAPTPRQPQTQTVSAMSWPPVNLAPTAAAKETEPNNQAVQAQKITLPCDIAGSFFPAADVDTFEFTAKKGEVWWVEVASERLGLNTDPFILVQQVTQKAGKETLTDVAELYDIAPPMKVSTNGYSYDGPPYDAGSPDVNGKFEIKEDGTYRLQVRDLFGGTRNEAGNIYRLIVRQATPDFSLAAWAVHMTLRNGDRSALSKPMALRAGESRAFEVVVQRRDGFDGEIHIGMDKLPAGVTAEGLKIAKGKSVGHLILSASHEAKPGFTIANLFGRATLNGQEVTRPCRVASMEWPVKDAKGEIPAPRLMADIPVSVTDSEHAPITLETAEDKVWEAKVGETLKIPLKVTWHNEFTGTSLKLKAYGDGLTTLKEVDIPVKATTAELTLDLAALKIVPGDYTFALYGSGVSKYRYNPAAVPLVEAEQKKAELLATTAAAEAKKLAATDAQAAKVAAEKQKQAEALMADAVKRMKSVSAVAEPKDTVDIIVSRPIRLSVKAAAGVAISTAKP, from the coding sequence ATGCTTTTCAAAAAATCCTTTTCAGCGGCCGTCGCCACCCTTGGTCTCGCTGTGGCCAGCACCGGCGTAGCTCAGCAAGTTACCCTTCCCTTACCACACCTGCTCACCCTCATGCCGATGGGGGGACAAGCAGGCAGCCAGACGGAGGTGACTTTAAGCTGTGAGTCGGTGGAAGACATCAGCGCCCTCCTTTTCTCTCATCCCAAAATCACGGCACAGCCAATCACAGGCCTAGACGGAAAGGTTAGCCCTAACCAATTTAAAGTCAGCATCGCAGCGGATGTTCCACTTGGTGTGTATGATGCGCGGGTCCTCTCCCGTCTTGGCGTCTCCTCCGTCCGCGCCTTCTCCGTTAGCCAACTGCCAGAGATCACCCGCAGCAAGCCTAACAACACTCTCGAAACCGCGCTACCCCTCCCCGCGAACTCGATCTGCAATGCCACGATGACGAAACGTGCTGTGGATTTTTATGCCTTTGATGGCAAAAAAGGACAACGAATCGCCGTGGACTGCGCGGCTATCGGCATTGATTCTCGGCTGACTCCCGTGGTGATTTTGGCAGATGCCCAGGGCCGTGATCTCATGGTCAATCGCACGGGGGGAGTTCTGGACTTCACCCCGCCTGAGAATGGACGTTACCACATCAAGGTGAGTGATCTTACCTTCCAAGGAGGCGAACGACATTTCTATCGGCTCGCCCTCCAGGAAGTGCCCCAAGGCGCTCCTACCCCGCGTCAGCCTCAGACCCAAACCGTGAGTGCCATGTCCTGGCCACCCGTGAATCTAGCCCCTACGGCGGCGGCAAAGGAGACTGAGCCTAACAATCAAGCTGTTCAAGCCCAAAAGATCACACTCCCCTGCGACATCGCGGGCAGCTTTTTCCCTGCGGCTGATGTGGACACCTTTGAATTCACTGCCAAAAAAGGCGAAGTCTGGTGGGTGGAGGTAGCGTCTGAACGGCTCGGCTTAAACACAGATCCCTTTATCTTGGTGCAGCAGGTGACCCAAAAGGCAGGCAAGGAAACCCTCACCGATGTGGCTGAGCTTTATGACATCGCCCCCCCGATGAAAGTTTCTACCAATGGTTATTCCTACGATGGACCACCGTATGATGCAGGGTCGCCAGATGTGAATGGCAAATTTGAGATCAAAGAGGATGGCACTTATCGCCTGCAGGTGCGTGATCTCTTTGGCGGGACACGCAATGAGGCAGGCAATATTTACCGCCTCATCGTACGGCAGGCCACGCCAGATTTTTCACTCGCCGCCTGGGCGGTGCACATGACTTTGCGCAATGGCGACCGCTCAGCGCTATCCAAACCCATGGCCCTTCGCGCAGGTGAATCCCGTGCCTTTGAGGTTGTGGTTCAGCGGCGAGATGGCTTCGATGGGGAGATCCACATCGGCATGGATAAACTGCCCGCAGGTGTGACTGCGGAAGGTCTCAAAATTGCCAAAGGCAAGTCCGTAGGACATCTCATCCTCAGTGCCTCTCATGAGGCGAAACCCGGCTTTACCATCGCTAACCTCTTCGGTCGGGCCACCTTGAATGGCCAGGAAGTCACTCGTCCCTGCCGCGTTGCCAGTATGGAATGGCCCGTGAAAGATGCGAAAGGCGAAATCCCAGCCCCGCGCCTGATGGCAGATATTCCGGTCTCGGTGACGGACTCTGAACACGCCCCCATCACCCTCGAAACGGCAGAAGACAAGGTGTGGGAAGCCAAGGTGGGCGAGACGCTAAAAATCCCGCTGAAGGTCACTTGGCACAACGAATTCACGGGCACCTCCCTCAAGTTGAAAGCCTATGGAGATGGCCTCACCACACTCAAAGAAGTGGATATTCCAGTTAAAGCTACCACTGCGGAACTGACCTTGGATTTAGCTGCGCTGAAAATAGTCCCGGGCGACTACACCTTCGCCCTTTATGGAAGTGGGGTAAGCAAGTACCGATACAATCCCGCCGCAGTGCCCTTGGTGGAAGCCGAGCAAAAAAAAGCTGAACTATTGGCCACCACGGCCGCAGCCGAGGCTAAAAAACTAGCCGCGACCGATGCCCAGGCCGCCAAAGTCGCCGCAGAAAAGCAGAAGCAGGCCGAGGCCCTGATGGCAGATGCTGTGAAGCGCATGAAATCCGTCAGCGCAGTCGCTGAACCCAAAGACACGGTGGACATCATCGTCTCTCGGCCCATCCGCCTGTCGGTCAAGGCCGCCGCAGGGGTCGCTATTTCCACCGCTAAACCGTAA
- a CDS encoding DUF1549 and DUF1553 domain-containing protein — MQSQVRFIAWMTFLFASASQGANSPSPLNFINDIQPILTKADCNTGGCHAKAGMGQRGFRLSLLGFEPEEDYEHIVKESKGRRVFPPAPEQSLLVMKAANIVPHGGGKKLEPNSEEYKTLVRWISEGMPYAQPTDPKITHIEVQPKRLSMKVHTGQQLKVTARYSDGSTRDVTHMALYEANDKSMAETDHHGHVKTLDIPGNVAVMVRYSGLVSVFSVSIPLGAPVETLPPEKNFIDRHVFANLKQIGVPPSALCDDSTFLRRVSLDIAGRLPTLEETKTFLSSKEVNKRDLLIESLLSSPDYADFFANKWTAMLKNKRDDVADITANFAFHAWMRDSLLANKKYDEIVRQILASTGTIVSNPPVAWYKRVKEPTQQLEDVAQLFLGVRMQCAQCHHHPFERWSQHDYYSLSAFFSQVGRKPTAIAGEDLIFHKRGIAQTENKKTRQPVKPAALGSDTLDIPADEDPRLKLADWMSQPSNPFFAKSLTNRYWKHFFKRGLVEPEDDIRDTNPATNPELLDALAKHFIESGFDLKSVVRVITQSHTYQLSAMPNEHNAVDRQNFSHYYPKRMQAEVLLDAMDLITGAKSDFADLPPGTRAISLPDNSYNRASAFLKVFGRPEGASVCECERLQSASLAQSLHLMNASDVKAKLVTNNGRADTLSKAEMPEPKRIRELYLAAFSREPTADEVRIAESHLIKPRADAQGKALDSLRARRQGYEDLIWALLNTKEFLYNH; from the coding sequence ATGCAGTCTCAAGTCCGATTCATCGCCTGGATGACCTTCCTTTTCGCGAGTGCGAGCCAAGGAGCCAACTCTCCCAGCCCGCTCAACTTCATCAACGATATTCAGCCCATCTTGACGAAGGCTGATTGCAATACTGGTGGCTGCCATGCCAAGGCAGGCATGGGGCAGCGAGGATTCCGTCTGTCCCTACTGGGTTTTGAACCTGAAGAGGATTACGAGCACATCGTCAAAGAAAGCAAAGGCCGCCGCGTCTTCCCACCCGCGCCTGAGCAAAGCCTATTGGTGATGAAAGCCGCCAACATCGTGCCTCATGGTGGCGGAAAGAAATTAGAGCCTAACTCAGAAGAGTATAAAACTCTGGTGCGCTGGATCAGTGAGGGCATGCCCTACGCGCAGCCTACAGACCCAAAGATCACCCACATCGAAGTGCAGCCGAAACGCCTCTCGATGAAAGTGCACACTGGCCAGCAACTGAAAGTCACCGCCCGTTACTCCGATGGCAGCACGCGCGATGTCACCCACATGGCACTCTATGAGGCCAATGACAAAAGCATGGCAGAGACAGACCATCACGGACACGTCAAAACTCTGGACATCCCCGGCAATGTGGCGGTGATGGTGCGCTACTCTGGACTCGTCTCCGTCTTCAGTGTTTCCATACCTCTCGGAGCACCGGTGGAGACTTTGCCACCCGAGAAGAACTTCATTGACCGTCATGTCTTTGCCAATCTGAAGCAGATCGGCGTTCCTCCTTCTGCGCTTTGTGATGACTCCACCTTCCTACGCCGTGTCTCTCTGGACATTGCGGGTCGGCTGCCAACGCTTGAAGAGACTAAGACCTTTCTCAGCAGCAAGGAAGTCAACAAACGGGACCTCCTCATCGAATCCCTGCTCAGCAGTCCTGACTACGCAGACTTCTTTGCCAACAAATGGACAGCCATGCTAAAAAACAAACGCGATGATGTGGCCGACATCACCGCCAACTTTGCTTTCCATGCGTGGATGCGTGACAGCCTCCTGGCGAACAAAAAGTATGACGAGATCGTTCGCCAGATCCTTGCCTCCACAGGCACCATTGTTTCGAATCCGCCGGTGGCCTGGTACAAACGGGTCAAGGAACCCACCCAACAGTTGGAAGACGTGGCCCAGCTCTTTCTAGGCGTGCGCATGCAGTGCGCTCAGTGCCACCACCACCCGTTTGAGCGCTGGAGCCAGCACGACTACTACAGTCTCTCCGCCTTCTTTAGCCAAGTGGGACGCAAGCCAACAGCCATCGCGGGCGAAGACCTCATTTTCCATAAACGCGGCATCGCACAGACCGAGAATAAAAAGACTCGTCAGCCGGTAAAACCTGCCGCCCTCGGTAGCGATACCCTCGATATTCCAGCGGATGAAGATCCACGTCTGAAGCTAGCCGATTGGATGAGCCAGCCGTCCAATCCGTTTTTTGCCAAGTCTCTCACCAACCGTTATTGGAAGCACTTTTTCAAACGCGGCCTGGTCGAACCAGAAGACGATATTCGAGACACCAATCCAGCGACCAATCCTGAGCTGCTCGATGCCCTAGCCAAACATTTTATCGAGAGTGGCTTCGACCTCAAGTCAGTCGTGCGAGTCATCACCCAAAGTCACACCTACCAGCTCTCGGCCATGCCTAATGAACACAATGCGGTAGATCGCCAAAACTTCTCCCACTACTACCCCAAACGCATGCAGGCCGAAGTATTGCTGGATGCCATGGACCTCATCACAGGAGCCAAGTCCGACTTTGCTGACCTACCTCCTGGTACCCGTGCCATTTCCCTGCCAGACAACAGCTACAACCGCGCATCTGCTTTTCTCAAAGTCTTTGGCCGTCCCGAAGGGGCCAGCGTGTGTGAATGCGAGCGCTTGCAATCTGCGAGTCTGGCTCAGAGCCTGCACCTGATGAATGCATCAGATGTTAAGGCCAAACTGGTCACGAACAATGGGCGCGCGGATACGCTTTCAAAAGCCGAAATGCCGGAGCCCAAACGAATTCGCGAGCTCTACCTCGCTGCCTTTTCCCGGGAGCCCACAGCGGATGAAGTACGCATTGCTGAAAGCCACCTCATCAAGCCTCGTGCCGATGCCCAAGGCAAAGCCCTGGACTCCCTAAGAGCACGCCGACAGGGGTATGAAGACCTCATCTGGGCACTGCTGAATACCAAAGAGTTTCTCTACAATCACTAA